The sequence below is a genomic window from SAR324 cluster bacterium.
GGGTGTGCAGCTTGGTGAAGATGCCATTGGCTTCTACAAGGAATAAGCGGAGGATCAAAGATTTCCAAAAAGAGATAGATTGTTAGATAACCAGCACATCAAAATCTCTCCTTAGACAACACGTCACTTTCGACACATTTTTCTGCGGTACGCTCCCCTGCGTCCCCTCTGATTTTCCCTTCTAATCGCTTATACTCAAAGCACTCAATAGGATCGCCAGTTCAAAAAAGCTGCTGGGGAATCCACTAGGTTTTTTAGGCTGTGCACTCCTTTACTAATCAGCTTTCAGAGACAGGCATGAATCCAGATGACTTAAAAAAACTTAAGGTGACAGGCAGTTGCGCTATGGGGGATTTGCAGGATGCGGATCTGCAGGGTATAGATTTGCGTGGTGTGAATTTGTTGGCTGCCAATCTAAGTGGGGCCAATCTCAGTGGGGTAGATCTTCGAAATGCTAACCTCAGTGGTGCTAACTTGCGTAACACGAATCTAAGTGGAGCGAACTTGTCAGAGGTGAATCTGCAGGTCGGTATCTTCCGCCATGAATATATGATGGATGATGAACTCTGTGCTGATTGGATTTATCATGAAGCAAATCTACGAGGTGCTAACCTAAAGGAAGCGAATCTCTCCGGTGCTTTGCTCAATGAAGCGAACTTGGAAGGAGCCAATTTGCAGGACGCCAACCTGACAAATACGAATTTTAGTGAGGCAATTCTGAGTGAAGCGAACTTGGAAGGAGCCCTCCTAGTTGGAACTATCTTT
It includes:
- a CDS encoding pentapeptide repeat-containing protein; its protein translation is MNPDDLKKLKVTGSCAMGDLQDADLQGIDLRGVNLLAANLSGANLSGVDLRNANLSGANLRNTNLSGANLSEVNLQVGIFRHEYMMDDELCADWIYHEANLRGANLKEANLSGALLNEANLEGANLQDANLTNTNFSEAILSEANLEGALLVGTIF